A genomic segment from Dethiosulfovibrio russensis encodes:
- the flgK gene encoding flagellar hook-associated protein FlgK: protein MINSFFGFEMGRRALSYFRQGFETSGHNISNADVEGYSRQRVEASSTDPFTEPGLNRPALPGQVGTGVKVDAIARLRDQFLDLQYREESTVKGYWDIMTQGLDTLETFVNEPNGQSVRVGLDDFWAALQEASKHADSSSARENLISKAGTLGTYLDSLSRNYEEYRTGLNEQVSLAVNEANTYIDQISALNLTIREVEGTGGNPNDLYDRRDLLAEKLCSLIDCEVSAPSDMEDGEYKIYLGGRILVQGDKARHLELKSVPGNSGFYDVQVEDNTFDHVSDTDVLTASIGQKASEAIHSVAVERLASETTWKVGGGTINGAVGRLPVSDPDEAMNIEGTIRLQVGSSGVRATGNQMNNEMGSPALLKFPGGTDRTEYTFRIASQDLNSMPGNPEEMYVTVSWNSATSEWEMSSRCGNSSSGTVSAGGELSLDELQSFLQNDTGVGGRLEVYVESSGSVDRLVIKSGDNHLLSFNDMKGDLLSGTLGLENDAPVVTVEIDNDDTLRSIANKINGAYNNGDDMPDDPSEWLHASVKSDGGGDYYLVLESDVVGESSRINVMGSDAGDSYAARRLGLMGGTAAEYSTETLSTSTDALVMVDDDRYLSSFNEFRQARKISASDGYKASSMEDVASGIVLSLKNTGSSAIRVEHHVSGGEIKALMEVRDDVILQHLESFDAIAYNLINEMNAVHYAGHGSGDYSNVTGTAFFSSTSVVSGASRNLSVNDKLVQASGLFAASADDGNGQSKGEGNGDNAIAMAQLKQAKVMAGDSATFNEYYEDFIARLGVESQRSLSMLSNQTTLVDQISSQRQSVMGVNIDEEMMQIMQFQQSFNAISRYITTLDEMLNKVINGMGRVGL from the coding sequence ATGATCAACAGTTTTTTCGGGTTCGAGATGGGAAGAAGGGCCCTCAGCTATTTCCGTCAGGGATTCGAGACATCCGGTCATAACATCTCCAACGCGGACGTAGAGGGGTATTCCCGCCAGAGAGTTGAAGCTTCCTCCACCGATCCTTTTACCGAACCGGGCCTGAATCGTCCCGCTCTTCCAGGGCAGGTCGGTACTGGAGTAAAGGTAGATGCCATCGCCCGTCTCAGAGATCAATTTCTTGATCTCCAATACAGGGAGGAGAGCACGGTAAAAGGCTATTGGGACATAATGACCCAGGGGCTGGACACCCTAGAGACCTTCGTCAACGAGCCCAACGGCCAAAGCGTCAGGGTTGGCTTAGACGATTTCTGGGCCGCTCTTCAGGAAGCCTCCAAACATGCGGACAGTTCCTCCGCTAGGGAAAACCTGATATCCAAAGCAGGAACCTTGGGAACCTATCTGGACAGTCTCTCTAGAAATTACGAAGAGTACAGGACCGGATTGAACGAACAGGTTTCCCTGGCTGTGAACGAGGCTAACACCTATATAGACCAGATCTCCGCCCTGAACCTTACGATAAGGGAGGTCGAGGGAACCGGCGGCAACCCTAACGACCTTTACGATCGGAGAGATCTGTTGGCCGAAAAGCTCTGCTCTCTTATAGACTGTGAAGTAAGCGCCCCTTCCGATATGGAGGACGGCGAGTACAAGATATATCTCGGCGGAAGGATATTGGTTCAGGGAGATAAGGCCAGACATCTCGAATTGAAGTCCGTTCCAGGTAACTCCGGTTTCTACGACGTTCAGGTCGAGGACAATACCTTCGATCACGTCTCAGATACCGACGTTTTGACCGCTTCGATAGGCCAAAAGGCCTCCGAGGCGATCCATTCCGTGGCGGTAGAAAGGCTTGCCAGCGAGACGACCTGGAAAGTCGGAGGGGGAACCATAAACGGAGCCGTCGGTCGACTGCCGGTGAGCGATCCGGACGAGGCCATGAACATAGAGGGAACCATCAGACTGCAGGTTGGATCCTCCGGAGTCAGAGCCACCGGCAACCAGATGAACAACGAAATGGGAAGCCCTGCGCTTCTCAAGTTTCCCGGAGGAACCGATCGTACCGAGTATACCTTCAGAATAGCCTCTCAAGACCTGAACTCCATGCCGGGCAATCCCGAGGAAATGTACGTAACGGTTTCCTGGAACTCTGCGACGTCGGAATGGGAGATGTCCAGCCGCTGCGGCAACAGCTCTTCCGGCACGGTGTCCGCAGGTGGAGAGCTTTCCCTCGATGAGCTTCAGTCCTTTCTTCAGAACGACACCGGTGTGGGAGGTCGGTTGGAGGTATACGTAGAGAGCTCCGGATCGGTAGACCGTCTGGTGATAAAATCCGGCGACAACCATCTTCTCTCATTCAACGACATGAAGGGAGACCTACTTTCCGGAACGCTGGGACTCGAGAACGATGCCCCGGTGGTAACGGTCGAGATAGACAACGACGACACCCTTAGATCAATAGCGAACAAGATAAACGGTGCTTATAACAACGGCGACGACATGCCAGACGATCCGTCGGAATGGCTCCACGCATCGGTGAAAAGCGACGGAGGCGGAGACTACTACCTAGTCTTGGAAAGCGACGTGGTAGGCGAGTCCAGCAGGATAAACGTTATGGGATCCGATGCTGGAGATTCCTATGCCGCCAGACGTCTCGGGCTTATGGGGGGAACCGCCGCGGAATACTCCACCGAAACCCTCTCCACCTCTACTGATGCACTGGTAATGGTGGACGACGATCGCTATCTGTCCTCTTTCAACGAGTTTAGGCAAGCTCGAAAGATATCCGCTTCCGACGGATATAAGGCTTCTTCCATGGAGGATGTCGCTTCGGGAATAGTTCTCAGCCTGAAAAACACAGGCAGCTCCGCCATAAGGGTGGAACATCACGTCTCCGGAGGAGAGATAAAAGCTCTCATGGAGGTCCGAGACGACGTCATATTGCAACACCTGGAATCCTTCGACGCCATAGCCTACAACCTGATAAACGAGATGAACGCGGTACACTATGCCGGTCACGGAAGCGGAGACTATTCGAACGTAACAGGAACGGCCTTCTTCTCTTCGACCTCCGTTGTGTCGGGGGCTTCCAGAAATCTCTCCGTGAACGATAAGCTGGTGCAGGCCTCCGGGCTCTTCGCCGCTTCCGCCGACGACGGGAACGGCCAGTCCAAAGGAGAGGGCAACGGAGACAACGCCATAGCGATGGCTCAGCTTAAACAGGCCAAGGTAATGGCTGGCGACAGCGCCACCTTCAACGAATACTACGAGGATTTCATCGCAAGGCTCGGGGTGGAAAGCCAGAGATCTCTGTCCATGCTGTCCAACCAGACCACGTTAGTGGACCAGATAAGCTCTCAGAGACAGTCGGTTATGGGGGTCAACATAGACGAGGAGATGATGCAGATAATGCAATTTCAGCAGTCCTTCAACGCCATCTCCCGCTATATCACTACCCTGGACGAAATGCTCAACAAGGTTATAAACGGCATGGGCCGCGTCGGCCTGTAG
- the flgL gene encoding flagellar hook-associated protein FlgL, translating to MRRVSNSMMYGGMMTDMHNNLARLLKMNKQGSTGKLHHKPSDSPIDVTRELSLSTTIYENEQYIRNMNDGLTWLKNTDSALNQIGEMIDRVRSLSVRAGSGALNDEEMDAIAQEMIELQEGIREAANYSVEGRYLLSGAATSVPAFQRDEEGHVIYAGNDYRVQFEMERGIVSDVSVTGKEVFPDDYTQYTLRSADVPTDFEWTGRNEIIQIQVGDRSVKIRIPEEDWEDDNYDSSTLTDYNRFRDPGELHPMSLDDIAETIESSVNMGDAGKLVSVQVIKDEDAGTQKLEIRSHTGEPISMISWPETDDIPMNQAVESLAVDDSVPGGYVLPSDGSIEIAIDDSQNITTLNFTAGMTLDQMADQISGQEGLVGKVIDSGTSSAKLIVVSSDENVKLNVTPEGGATNLFGTDPVASEAVSKPHDHSHIGLMGLLGMETSLQGTEYSEGATIASGLSDTNKVNFYIQSGNNRAEILVNSGPDMTLEDLAQEIRAVAGDWLEVVVQTDPGDGVAGPDVSGSNLENGTQRLVIRAKEAGAPVSMMDLATDGTNANTSLIQSMGLSTAVYAQGTANFPTGGDLDPNMPARMTVSVGERDYDLKLYSDDIATGGVVDNVKMAREIQRQVGKGPDGEDLIGFKELSSGGVALFATSGEPLQFVDRSFGDPSVDEYSAGLALQSGIASGIQGESVAENLAVDTGSGGVMRIEALGRSVDISVAPGDTMKDFSEKLRKYAGNWLNVSYVDTDLDDGTNDVRLSISAKDGSAVNVYDLEPAAMTAGGPGAAAAFGIDTAIRGAALPAGPVVVDDTTNTLTISVDGYEHTMDLRELDADGSGDLSHDEMTSVVDLINARFQGQDVEAQLYTDQAGDDHVILTSPKGYEITVSGDLANDFFGAATITSPDHGGTGPYGQVVTRRTGADYRQTDFFGMMEDLIDAVKGQDSEAITTLLGDIDNEIDSLLKCRTEEGALVKRYEGSSSRLTQNNGNYTELYSSISDTDLAKMAMEYMSAQSVYQAGLATIARIIQPTLVDFLS from the coding sequence ATGAGAAGGGTCAGTAACTCCATGATGTACGGTGGCATGATGACGGACATGCACAATAACTTGGCCCGTCTTCTTAAGATGAACAAACAGGGCTCGACGGGAAAGCTCCACCATAAACCCTCGGACTCGCCTATAGACGTGACCAGGGAGCTCTCCCTCAGCACCACCATATACGAAAACGAGCAATATATAAGAAATATGAACGACGGTCTTACCTGGTTGAAGAACACCGATTCGGCTCTCAATCAGATAGGTGAGATGATAGATCGGGTTAGATCCCTCTCCGTTCGTGCCGGAAGCGGTGCCTTGAACGACGAGGAGATGGATGCAATCGCTCAGGAGATGATAGAACTCCAAGAGGGCATAAGGGAGGCCGCCAACTACAGCGTTGAGGGTCGATATCTCCTTTCCGGCGCGGCAACGTCCGTCCCCGCCTTCCAGAGGGACGAGGAAGGACACGTGATATACGCAGGAAACGACTACAGAGTTCAGTTCGAGATGGAGCGTGGCATAGTCAGCGACGTATCCGTGACGGGCAAAGAGGTCTTCCCCGATGACTACACCCAATATACCCTGAGGAGTGCCGACGTTCCCACCGATTTCGAGTGGACCGGCAGAAATGAGATAATACAGATCCAGGTCGGAGATCGTTCAGTTAAGATCAGGATACCCGAGGAAGACTGGGAGGACGATAACTACGACAGCTCTACCCTTACCGACTACAACAGATTCAGAGATCCCGGAGAGCTTCACCCTATGTCCTTGGACGATATAGCCGAGACCATAGAGAGCTCGGTCAATATGGGAGACGCCGGGAAGCTCGTGTCGGTTCAGGTAATAAAAGACGAGGACGCAGGCACTCAAAAGCTGGAGATTCGCAGCCATACAGGAGAACCTATCTCCATGATATCCTGGCCCGAAACGGACGATATACCGATGAACCAGGCAGTAGAATCACTTGCAGTGGATGACTCCGTGCCTGGCGGCTACGTTCTTCCATCGGACGGCTCGATCGAAATAGCTATAGACGATAGCCAGAATATCACCACACTTAACTTCACAGCCGGAATGACCTTGGATCAGATGGCCGACCAGATCTCCGGACAGGAGGGGTTGGTCGGTAAGGTGATAGATTCCGGAACATCTTCCGCCAAGCTCATCGTAGTCTCCAGCGATGAGAACGTAAAACTCAACGTAACTCCCGAGGGTGGAGCGACAAACCTTTTCGGTACCGACCCGGTCGCCTCCGAAGCAGTTTCCAAGCCTCACGATCACAGTCATATAGGCCTTATGGGATTGCTGGGAATGGAGACATCCCTTCAGGGAACCGAGTATTCTGAAGGGGCTACCATCGCTTCCGGACTTTCGGACACGAACAAGGTGAACTTCTACATACAGTCGGGAAATAACAGAGCGGAAATTTTGGTCAACTCCGGACCGGACATGACATTGGAGGACCTGGCCCAGGAGATAAGGGCCGTAGCGGGAGATTGGCTCGAAGTGGTCGTACAGACCGATCCGGGAGACGGAGTGGCTGGTCCGGATGTATCCGGAAGTAACCTCGAAAACGGAACTCAGCGCCTGGTCATCAGGGCCAAAGAGGCCGGAGCTCCTGTAAGCATGATGGACCTAGCCACCGATGGGACGAATGCGAACACCTCGCTAATTCAGTCTATGGGACTGTCCACCGCCGTATACGCTCAGGGAACGGCAAATTTTCCCACCGGAGGAGATCTGGATCCCAACATGCCTGCCCGTATGACCGTGTCGGTAGGAGAGAGGGACTATGATCTGAAACTCTACTCCGATGACATAGCGACAGGCGGAGTTGTGGACAACGTCAAGATGGCTCGGGAAATCCAGCGTCAGGTAGGTAAAGGCCCCGACGGCGAGGACCTCATCGGTTTCAAGGAGCTTTCCTCCGGCGGAGTGGCCCTGTTCGCAACGTCAGGGGAACCTCTACAGTTCGTGGACCGTTCCTTCGGAGATCCTTCAGTGGACGAATACAGCGCTGGCCTTGCCCTCCAAAGCGGCATTGCTTCGGGAATACAGGGAGAATCCGTTGCGGAAAATCTGGCCGTAGATACCGGCTCCGGAGGAGTTATGCGCATAGAGGCCCTGGGGCGATCCGTGGATATATCTGTGGCTCCGGGAGACACCATGAAGGATTTTTCCGAAAAACTTCGCAAATATGCCGGAAACTGGCTTAACGTATCCTACGTCGATACCGATCTGGACGACGGCACCAACGACGTTAGGCTCTCTATATCGGCAAAAGACGGCTCCGCCGTCAACGTCTACGACCTGGAACCGGCCGCCATGACGGCAGGTGGTCCCGGTGCGGCGGCAGCCTTTGGCATAGATACGGCGATCAGGGGGGCCGCTCTGCCTGCCGGTCCGGTTGTCGTCGACGACACCACGAACACCCTCACGATATCGGTGGACGGATACGAGCACACGATGGACCTCAGAGAGCTCGATGCCGACGGAAGCGGAGATCTGAGCCACGACGAGATGACCTCGGTGGTGGACCTCATAAACGCCCGTTTTCAGGGACAGGACGTAGAGGCCCAGCTATACACCGACCAGGCCGGAGACGATCACGTCATTCTGACATCTCCCAAGGGGTACGAGATAACCGTATCGGGAGATCTGGCTAACGACTTTTTCGGGGCCGCTACCATCACCAGCCCTGATCACGGAGGAACGGGCCCCTACGGTCAGGTTGTAACGAGACGAACCGGGGCCGACTATCGCCAGACCGATTTTTTCGGAATGATGGAGGATCTCATAGACGCGGTCAAGGGGCAGGACAGCGAGGCAATAACTACGCTCCTAGGCGACATAGATAACGAGATAGACTCCCTTCTCAAGTGCCGTACAGAGGAGGGTGCCCTGGTCAAACGATATGAGGGCAGCTCCAGTAGGCTGACCCAGAACAACGGCAACTACACCGAGCTGTACAGCTCCATAAGCGACACCGATCTGGCCAAGATGGCCATGGAATACATGTCGGCCCAGTCGGTCTATCAGGCCGGACTTGCCACCATAGCCAGGATAATCCAGCCTACGCTGGTGGACTTTCTGAGTTAG
- the fliW gene encoding flagellar assembly protein FliW, whose amino-acid sequence MKKLASSRVKDVSYEEKDLFFFPKGIPGFEHLHEWLIVGDEDSPVKWLHSVEEDVALPIAHPRSFFIDYDANISKSVLADLGTEKLEKLTVVVVLSLSRGDVHDSTVNLKAPILINGEKRLGMQVIALNEDYDVRHPLFSPSTKE is encoded by the coding sequence ATGAAAAAACTTGCCTCTTCAAGAGTTAAAGATGTTTCTTACGAGGAGAAAGACCTTTTCTTTTTTCCGAAAGGGATACCGGGATTCGAACACCTCCATGAATGGCTGATTGTAGGCGATGAAGACTCTCCTGTTAAGTGGCTTCATTCCGTAGAGGAAGACGTGGCTCTTCCTATAGCACATCCTAGGTCCTTCTTCATCGATTATGACGCCAATATTTCCAAATCGGTCTTAGCGGATCTTGGGACGGAAAAGCTGGAGAAATTAACGGTGGTGGTGGTCTTATCCCTTTCCAGGGGAGATGTTCATGATTCCACTGTAAATCTGAAAGCTCCGATACTGATAAACGGAGAGAAGAGATTGGGCATGCAGGTCATAGCTCTGAACGAGGATTATGATGTGAGGCATCCTCTTTTTTCTCCTTCCACGAAAGAGTAG
- the csrA gene encoding carbon storage regulator CsrA gives MLVLSRRPGDSIVIDDRIVVTVLEIKGDTLKLGIDAPTDISIWRSEVLEDIKAQNRLAAEVEKEGNRDVLRIGELLLNKKREKE, from the coding sequence ATGTTGGTTTTATCGAGACGACCTGGAGATTCGATAGTCATAGACGACAGGATCGTAGTAACGGTATTAGAAATAAAAGGCGACACCCTTAAACTCGGCATAGACGCTCCTACCGATATCTCCATATGGCGCTCCGAGGTTTTAGAGGATATAAAGGCTCAAAACCGATTAGCTGCAGAGGTGGAAAAAGAGGGTAACAGAGATGTTTTGAGAATAGGCGAGTTGCTTTTGAATAAAAAACGGGAAAAAGAATAG
- a CDS encoding motility associated factor glycosyltransferase family protein: MELRARQPLLASLLEERLSDRGIPSFDVSHSPKGKWVRLPTEGEIEPFFDVSTARPTERDKEKHALFFVMGVGYPPSLFHVLWGLPVGTLSVVVFEPNLDLLIMTLGITSVYRAIPAGCHLSFLATPETPLVRETIGVNIRPLGAFVVIEGKTIENKGELEVFYDTFSELWRSFAKEVRTHIDILGNSPEDTLIGVRQIALNAPWILKSPPISLLADRFEKRPCICVASGPSLEKNIHLLKSMEDRCVIISADTALRRLLEEGIHPHAVVTLERPVHTYTNYFRYLMENWEKECSEILLVSQGVSPPQIQGRWPGPKIVVGKVEVPVDRWFLGELLGGSIMRSGMSVAHMALVLAQILGAEDVALIGQDLAFGDDGSSHAGSTAASSAQSLEKERGQKDYLEIPGALGGTVKTHHIWFLFLQVFENLIPDMKLRVHDCTEGGALIRGTDVRPLQEFMDLFVASSSPMEETPGSVVSEHPRSIDKESISKIQDKIDFGLSGITWTLSEVDELEKMVDRAISAGLAPKKRREIASEMSERLDKLNGINPVLAFIGQSYANLSGMDIARTRWLESVPQIREWETIHREMFKAHRICARYIKQWLEYVSAFLKGFPSDEDVLEESRNTTLESLLGEDHDLIDVSGSEMISFNLTLSRSDPVTQGWSLDDRWKCALVLHGQGRAEEASYLMESVALELQGLRLENSVMVQFLKDYAKIVSTHDLCFVPKYRLAKMLLDNARRYDPDDRDIERLIDDVMVGLRTYLEDIASFRLISDPIGFETKRLDADRLLNEGDLVGTMNMVLEIIEDYHSERPGGCAPLLEWLVKTSLDCLEAQDPLIADTSRHICESLGKNPGIFRELGVSVPINLMEFFSQDLKVWEYMSEKKDETGGDS, translated from the coding sequence GTGGAACTCAGAGCGAGACAGCCTCTTTTGGCCTCTCTTCTCGAAGAACGTCTCTCCGATAGAGGTATCCCCTCTTTTGACGTATCTCACAGTCCGAAGGGAAAGTGGGTGCGTCTTCCTACGGAAGGGGAGATCGAGCCTTTTTTTGACGTTTCAACTGCCCGTCCTACCGAAAGAGACAAGGAAAAACACGCTCTTTTTTTCGTTATGGGAGTGGGATATCCTCCCAGTCTATTTCATGTTCTCTGGGGTTTGCCTGTTGGTACATTGAGCGTCGTTGTCTTCGAGCCTAACCTGGATCTTTTGATAATGACCCTGGGCATTACTTCGGTATATAGAGCGATACCCGCAGGGTGCCACCTTTCATTTCTGGCCACTCCAGAGACGCCTTTGGTCAGAGAGACCATCGGTGTGAATATACGTCCTCTCGGAGCTTTCGTCGTCATAGAAGGCAAGACGATTGAAAACAAAGGGGAGCTAGAGGTTTTTTACGATACCTTTTCGGAGCTTTGGCGTTCCTTCGCCAAGGAGGTCAGAACCCACATAGACATTTTAGGCAATTCTCCGGAGGACACTCTTATCGGGGTTAGACAGATAGCTCTGAACGCACCTTGGATACTGAAAAGTCCTCCCATAAGTCTTCTGGCCGATCGTTTCGAGAAAAGGCCATGTATCTGCGTCGCTTCAGGACCTTCTTTGGAAAAAAATATTCACCTTCTAAAAAGCATGGAGGATCGCTGCGTTATTATCTCTGCGGACACCGCCCTGCGACGTCTATTGGAAGAGGGCATTCACCCTCATGCTGTAGTGACGTTAGAGCGTCCCGTTCATACCTATACGAATTATTTCCGTTACTTGATGGAGAATTGGGAGAAAGAATGCAGTGAAATACTCCTAGTCAGTCAAGGCGTTTCTCCGCCTCAAATTCAGGGTCGTTGGCCCGGCCCTAAAATCGTGGTCGGAAAGGTGGAGGTGCCTGTCGACCGTTGGTTTTTAGGCGAGCTGCTGGGGGGCAGCATAATGAGGTCCGGTATGTCCGTCGCTCACATGGCTCTCGTCCTCGCTCAGATCTTGGGAGCCGAGGACGTCGCTCTGATAGGTCAGGATCTTGCCTTCGGAGATGACGGAAGTTCCCATGCTGGCTCCACTGCGGCTTCTTCCGCTCAGTCTCTGGAAAAAGAGAGGGGACAGAAGGACTATCTGGAGATCCCCGGTGCTCTAGGGGGAACTGTAAAGACCCATCACATATGGTTCCTGTTCCTTCAGGTTTTCGAAAACCTGATACCGGATATGAAGTTAAGAGTTCACGATTGTACCGAAGGGGGAGCCCTTATAAGAGGTACGGATGTTCGTCCTCTTCAGGAGTTCATGGATCTTTTTGTCGCTTCCTCTTCTCCCATGGAAGAAACTCCTGGTTCTGTCGTATCGGAACATCCAAGGTCTATCGACAAAGAGTCTATCTCTAAAATCCAGGATAAAATAGATTTCGGGCTTTCTGGTATAACATGGACTCTTTCGGAGGTCGACGAATTGGAAAAGATGGTCGACAGAGCCATATCTGCGGGACTAGCCCCTAAAAAACGGCGTGAGATAGCGTCGGAAATGTCCGAGAGACTGGATAAACTAAACGGGATAAACCCGGTGTTGGCCTTTATCGGTCAGAGTTACGCCAACCTCTCCGGTATGGATATAGCCAGAACTAGATGGCTCGAGTCCGTCCCTCAGATAAGGGAATGGGAGACTATACATCGGGAGATGTTCAAGGCACATAGGATCTGTGCCAGATATATAAAACAATGGCTGGAATACGTCTCCGCCTTTTTGAAGGGCTTCCCCTCCGATGAGGATGTATTAGAAGAGTCGAGAAACACGACCTTAGAGAGCCTGTTAGGTGAGGATCATGATCTTATCGATGTTTCAGGTTCGGAGATGATCTCCTTCAATTTGACGCTGTCTCGGAGCGATCCGGTAACACAGGGTTGGTCTCTTGACGATCGGTGGAAATGTGCCCTTGTCCTTCACGGTCAAGGACGGGCCGAGGAGGCCTCTTATCTGATGGAGTCGGTGGCTCTGGAACTTCAGGGACTTAGACTGGAAAACAGTGTCATGGTACAGTTTCTAAAGGATTACGCCAAGATAGTCTCTACTCACGATCTGTGTTTCGTGCCTAAATACAGGCTTGCCAAGATGCTGCTTGACAACGCCAGGAGATACGACCCCGACGATAGAGATATAGAGAGACTGATCGACGATGTCATGGTCGGCTTGAGGACTTACCTGGAGGACATCGCCTCTTTCCGACTGATATCCGATCCTATCGGTTTCGAAACCAAACGGTTGGACGCTGACAGACTCTTGAACGAAGGGGATCTGGTGGGGACGATGAATATGGTTCTCGAGATAATTGAGGATTATCATAGCGAACGTCCAGGTGGTTGCGCCCCTCTCCTGGAATGGCTGGTGAAGACGTCTTTGGATTGCCTGGAAGCTCAGGATCCCTTGATAGCGGATACCTCACGGCATATATGCGAATCGCTTGGGAAAAACCCCGGTATCTTCAGAGAACTGGGAGTATCGGTTCCTATAAATTTGATGGAGTTTTTTTCTCAGGACCTCAAGGTTTGGGAGTATATGTCCGAAAAAAAAGACGAGACAGGAGGTGATAGTTGA